Genomic window (Vigna unguiculata cultivar IT97K-499-35 chromosome 10, ASM411807v1, whole genome shotgun sequence):
ataaatttgaatattacaACGTACTAATTAAACTTGTTAAGGAATCCTTAGAAAGAAGTGTTGACAAAGTCTAAAGTCAATGAAAGCATATTATTACACGCATTGGAATAGCACGTTACTTGTCTTGGTGTAATTCGCTAAGCTTATAAATGATGTTAGACGCAATACAAAGTTTCATAATTCGATTGGTACAAAATCTCTCACACACTGTTCTTCTGGCTGCTGATCCCACAGCAGCCATGTCTGTGAAGAAATCAGTGTCTCTGAATGGTGGCAATGCCATTGCCAACCTTAAGGGCCAGAAATACTCAAAACGTAGGCGTTTTGATCGTCCTTTCTCCTCAGTTGAATTGTCTATAGAGCCAGGGAAGCAGCTGAAGGACATGGATTCCAACAAGTTGAAGGCTGATATCAAGAAGTGGGCTAAGGCTGTTGTTGCTTATGCACGCCAAATCAGTGGCAGTTTTGGAAAGTCTCGTGGCTAACTCACCAATTCAACATGATGGAATACCACTTTGTTGCACAAGGGCAAGATCACAGACACTGGTTTTGGATTTTGATAATGGAAGAAATGTTGGTAAAGTGTGAAAATGAGCTTTACATTAAATTGTTGTACATAGAAATTTGTGCATTTATGTTAAAG
Coding sequences:
- the LOC114167653 gene encoding uncharacterized protein LOC114167653, with translation MMLDAIQSFIIRLVQNLSHTVLLAADPTAAMSVKKSVSLNGGNAIANLKGQKYSKRRRFDRPFSSVELSIEPGKQLKDMDSNKLKADIKKWAKAVVAYARQISGSFGKSRG